CCTAAAAGATATCTCGCGTAGTTTTTGAAGGAAGATGACTCCATTTGGTATTTGATATTCCCTTCAATGCCACTCTACAGAACCGTACATGAGATCCTTCCAATACTTGTTTTATGAAGACTGTGGTTTGTCTTACAAATTACAtgttattttcttggaaaacttTCTGATGTTTACTTACTGCAACACACTTCCAGTGCTCGATGATGACATATCAGAGCTGTAAGATTTATTACTTGTTTTGGTTGTGATAGGGAGATATTTtatctaaaattgaaaaaaaagaagaagaaataaagtgACTTTAACAAAAGGATGGTGGGTATGACTAAGAATGAGCAAATCCGCATTTTATGGTTCAGTCATTTACCTCATTAATATTTTGAGACTTCTTCTGCAGTTTAGGTTCTgatattttctcctctctttcatTGTTTATTACTTTTAAGTGGTCTagttatgttttcttttttttttttttttggttggggggcgggggggtgggggtgtggggggttggggggggaTGCGGGATTCAGTATTTTGCGTGCACTTGTTGCTTCGACCAGTGGTTTTTTTGCTTGATGCTGTCTACGAGTAATCATATTTGTCTACATTGTATGATATCTGAGTTATGGATCTAATTTAGCACTTATTATAACGtaatatttttcaatcttcTACAGCAAAAAAGTTTTGCTGCCGGAGCATTTTGGGAATTGACATCGACTCAAGTACGATTCTATGAATTCAAATCCCTCCTTGAAGAGGTTTACGTGAATTTGAACAAGGAGTTCTCTTTTATTCtctgtttttattaaattaccGTGACGATAAAAGTCTAGGTTTTTTTACTTTGAGTAATTAGCACAACAATATTCACATGCAAAGACAGCAAAAAGATTTTCTCGGACTCATTTGACAATGCTGGGATCGGTCACTTAGCTCATATCAAGTTAACAGCATATCATTAAGATTTGTTAAATAGTTGAAGTATTGTAGCATTTCCACACTCTACATATATGATCGCCTTTTGTCCATCTTGAGAAGTTTCTTGTTGACAGTTTTCCCCTCCCCCTTTTGGTGATAGAAGCGGATCTGACTAGTTGAACAACCGGCCGATCgtcttttttggttttcctaGATGCTCTTCTGTAGGAAGCAATTTAGTATCATATAGGTGACGAGTCTCTTTTTTTGTAGGGAGAACGTATGTTTTCCAATTCATATGCCCTACAGTTAACGGATTATGTATTAAGAAGAAGGAGGCCAGAAACATGAGTGGCTTGGTAATGATAATAAGGTCTGTTATGATGCCTCTTGATGATGGATGATAGAAACCTTGATATGAAGTAATCTCAGCTGATTGTAAATTGAGAAGCATATCAAACTTGTGCTTGACCTTTTAAGCAAGTGTCAGTTCCCATTGTGTTTGTTAGATTGCGATTGGCTTACCAATAGCATACCCCGTATTTTATGGCTGGACATTGAGCCTTACCTTTAGTGGGTGAGCcaagaaatttggaaaaacatCAGTTGACGAGGTCGAGATATAGGATTTTACATGAAAATTTTAATGAATTTAgtaattatcaacaaaatatgaaccagcatttttttttccctggagGGGGGAAGGGGGAGCGGCCATCATTACCTCCCCTTGGGCCTGTCCCTTTGGTCGAAGATGTGAGGTTTTTTATTACAACTGGGATTAGTAAGCTTTTCATGTTTGAGGGGAGGAGATAGATTGTTATCAAGTCTGATCGAATGACTATGCCTACAAACAAAGAAACGATGATGACGTCTTTCTTTGTCGGTGAGAAATGAATATGCTTAATGTTTTCATATACTGTCAACTATCACctgtttctgatagttgaggtTCATTTTGCTTGTCAGATCGCTAGCTATCTTGTGCTTCCCTCTAGATATCTTAAATATTCTCCTTACGATGCATATCTAgttcaaaatagaaaatcaatttgcaaATAGAACAGTTCAATGGGTTGTGTAGCTTCCTCTTAATGTTTTAAATATTTGTTTTTATGATGCGTATCCTATTTCAAGATTGAAAGTCAATTTGCAAATAGAATAGTTGAAAGGGTTGTGTGCACTTCCAGTTTTACATGTAACTTATGtgtattgttttttttccttaataaaTTGGTACTTACCaggaaaaaacgaaagaaagctATGCTGTTGCATTTGTCGTCGGTCAGTTTGATTGATGAGGAATTTGAGGTCAGTAGGGAGTGTTGACTGTTGAGATTGTAAGATTAACAGTATTAAATTGGTCTATTTGCCATTTCAATTCTCAAAAATGACATACCTGACATAATCTCAGTCATGTCAAACTAATTTGCCTCATGGTGGTGCTCTTGGAATGATAACGTGTATTTATTGATGACAGATTTTTTATTTGTGGTGGATtaatgtttctttgtttttagaCCGAATTGAGGATGCTTATTGGAACCTCAGGAAAACTGTAAGAATGCAATCTGCCGGTAAGAGCCATTCAAAGACTTGCCAATCAGGGCCTGAAGAGAGACCAGATGATGATGCACAAAACCTTAGCATGTCAAAATATGGGGAAACAGGGAAAAGTACAAAGAACCAGTGTCTTTCAGAGAAGAGAGATCTCGATGAGATCGTATCTTTCCGGAAGGAAAATTTTGTTCTAGCTCGGGCTGATGCTCATGAAAGTTATGATACCATTCTTTGGTAAGTGACGCTTTAGTAGCTATTATAAGAAATGAGGAATTGTAGTTTGAGCACCTTTAGCAAAACTAGGGTAGCGGAGTCTTAAAGTAAATGTTTTTAAAGAAAAGGACAATTATGGATGCTTAACAGAACTAGAACATTAGGTCTGTAATGCATTTTTAAATCTCATGTAAGGAGGTATACTTGTTCATCATTCTTGATCAAGCTTTTGTTGCAATTTGATGTTTACagcttgattttccatttcattcTCGTTTTAATAAACAATTAGCTCTTATATCATGGCCAAGGTTTTTGATAAGTGAAACCCATCAAAAAGAATTGTCTCAGGGGAAATATGTCTAAGTTAATCCAAATTAAAGCTGGAGATATTATTGTGTATACTGCATTCTACTTGCCAGTACTAAAAGTTGATTGTTTATCTTAGAATAGTAGACGGTTGCTATGAAGTTAAATCTCACTCTTCCTCCACTGGAGCGGAATTTCTTTCTCTGCATCTAGTTGCTTGAAATATGTCAAAGAAGTTAGGTTTTTTTCTTGTGTATTTAACTAACTCAGGTTACCTTACTTAAGTGGATTAAAGTGATTTACCACATGTTTTATGCCCATGACCTTtcatttttgggttcatttgcTTTTATGTTATTAACAAGAAGATATCTTCCCTCCTTGCTGCAGTTTAAGCGTGACAAAGTGGATTCATCTGAACTGGGGTGATGAGGGGCTAATTACTTTGTTTTCAAAGATCTGGCGACTTCTTCGACAGGTAAAACCTGCACATGTTATTTAGTCGATGCATCTTTTCTGCAAAAGATTCATGTAGCATGATTCTTTGCGATCTTCATATTGGAAATGTGGAGGAGCTATTAAGTGGAGCTGTCCTTGGTATCTTTCATTTAACTGTTCCAATATCGGTGAATTTTCCGTGAGCacttaaaactaaattggtgaAACTGCACTGAAAAATGTCTTCAGATGAGTCTTTATCCTTTCCTGTTTCCTTTGCTGGTCATCACCTGTGAGATGATTTCTTATCTCGATCGCTTTACTGGCTGTCATAACTCGCCTTTCCTTCTGGGCTTCAGAAGCGCCAGTGTATGTGGCCAGAATCTCTCTAGATTCCTTTTACTAGTACTCCTTACAGTGATTTCGTTTGTCGCTTGAAGTCATGGAACACCACTACACAGTTCACTTTTTaagattttgatatttttgcatGGCTTGCCCATCATAGTGGTAGAGCATCCTGGTTTACTGTCTTATGTGCTTCATGGATTACCGGATAGAGAGATCTTGAATTGATAATAAGAGGCGATTTTATGGATTTCATGGAAGAAACATCCATTTCTAATGTTTTCTTGGGCAATAATTTCTGTAATTGCTTACTATGGAAGTTTGATTTTACTAGCCTAAATTTGCTGTATTACTAAATGTAAGCCATGGGATATAGGGAAAAGGAAGGTTAAGCATAGATGGCACTAGAGGAGTCCTTTCCATCTGAACTTATAGATCACAAGTTTGTGACTAGCTTTGTCTGTGTAATTTTTCGTGACCTTTGTCCATCTCACATGATTTGGGGTAACTGTTGAAACTTGTCCTACTGCATCTCCTGTGAACAGGGTGGCATCCTTATCTTGGAGCCTCAACCTTGGCGTTCATATGAACAAAATCGTCTGGTGTCTGAGGTATGATGATGAATTTGATGGATCTGGAAACTGCCTTTAAAGTCCTTGATTCCagttttactttttgtttagtGGAAACTGATGTCTATGCCATAGCTTTTGAACCTGTTTGATTGATA
This genomic interval from Rhodamnia argentea isolate NSW1041297 chromosome 4, ASM2092103v1, whole genome shotgun sequence contains the following:
- the LOC115749169 gene encoding probable RNA methyltransferase At5g51130 isoform X1 encodes the protein MDGEIAEEERGQPKKRTQKRNRKEFAPFGNYRSYYGYRVGQELDEDPRLKVLKKEWFEGKDCLDVGCNIGLVAIYIAKKFCCRSILGIDIDSNRIEDAYWNLRKTVRMQSAGKSHSKTCQSGPEERPDDDAQNLSMSKYGETGKSTKNQCLSEKRDLDEIVSFRKENFVLARADAHESYDTILCLSVTKWIHLNWGDEGLITLFSKIWRLLRQGGILILEPQPWRSYEQNRLVSETTAANYDKIMYPPEIFQDILLDKIGFRTVEDLTSGLSGTKAGFNRPVLAFRK
- the LOC115749169 gene encoding probable RNA methyltransferase At5g51130 isoform X4 gives rise to the protein MDGEIAEEERGQPKKRTQKRNRKEFAPFGNYRSYYGYRVGQELDEDPRLKVLKKEWFEGKDCLDVGCNIGLVAIYIAKKFCCRSILGIDIDSNRIEDAYWNLRKTVRMQSAGKSHSKTCQSGPEERPDDDAQNLSMSKYGETGKSTKNQCLSEKRDLDEIVSFRKENFVLARADAHESYDTILCLSVTKWIHLNWGDEGLITLFSKIWRLLRQTTAANYDKIMYPPEIFQDILLDKALGQ
- the LOC115749169 gene encoding probable RNA methyltransferase At5g51130 isoform X3; protein product: MDGEIAEEERGQPKKRTQKRNRKEFAPFGNYRSYYGYRVGQELDEDPRLKVLKKEWFEGKDCLDVGCNIGLVAIYIAKKFCCRSILGIDIDSNRIEDAYWNLRKTVRMQSAGKSHSKTCQSGPEERPDDDAQNLSMSKYGETGKSTKNQCLSEKRDLDEIVSFRKENFVLARADAHESYDTILCLSVTKWIHLNWGDEGLITLFSKIWRLLRQGGILILEPQPWRSYEQNRLVSETTAANYDKIMYPPEIFQDILLDKALGQ
- the LOC115749169 gene encoding probable RNA methyltransferase At5g51130 isoform X2, yielding MDGEIAEEERGQPKKRTQKRNRKEFAPFGNYRSYYGYRVGQELDEDPRLKVLKKEWFEGKDCLDVGCNIGLVAIYIAKKFCCRSILGIDIDSNRIEDAYWNLRKTVRMQSAGKSHSKTCQSGPEERPDDDAQNLSMSKYGETGKSTKNQCLSEKRDLDEIVSFRKENFVLARADAHESYDTILCLSVTKWIHLNWGDEGLITLFSKIWRLLRQTTAANYDKIMYPPEIFQDILLDKIGFRTVEDLTSGLSGTKAGFNRPVLAFRK